The Beijerinckiaceae bacterium RH AL1 genome has a segment encoding these proteins:
- a CDS encoding protein of unknown function (ID:RHAL1_02657;~source:Prodigal:2.6) gives MIRNTSKFFDQVTGAWARLGRFVQEVNVGLAALHRAQFDEPWKPTHRPTYGEW, from the coding sequence ATGATCCGCAATACATCGAAGTTTTTCGATCAAGTCACTGGCGCCTGGGCGCGCCTCGGCCGTTTCGTGCAGGAGGTCAACGTCGGTCTTGCTGCGCTGCATCGCGCGCAGTTCGACGAGCCGTGGAAGCCCACGCACCGCCCGACCTACGGCGAGTGGTAG
- a CDS encoding protein of unknown function (ID:RHAL1_02658;~source:Prodigal:2.6), whose product MSNSRITRFFDHLGDVGRRLRRLGADIRAGLDALHRVQFDEPWTRNRRPTYEEWQAYIAPRPRAPKPERRVSSGFVAKPAPR is encoded by the coding sequence ATGAGCAACAGCCGGATCACGCGATTTTTCGATCACCTCGGGGATGTGGGCCGGCGGCTTCGCCGCCTCGGCGCCGATATCAGGGCCGGTCTCGACGCGCTGCATCGCGTGCAGTTCGACGAGCCGTGGACCCGCAACCGGCGCCCGACCTACGAGGAATGGCAGGCCTACATCGCGCCGCGGCCGCGCGCACCGAAGCCGGAGCGCCGTGTCTCTTCAGGGTTCGTCGCGAAGCCGGCGCCGCGCTGA
- a CDS encoding LysR family transcriptional regulator (ID:RHAL1_02659;~source:Prodigal:2.6), with product MRHLPPLSAVRVFECAARHENFTTAAAELGMSQAAVSYQIRQLEDRLGVPLFRRERRRVLLTEAGRRAALAASRAFDALDAAFAELRSEDESLLTISAPQTFANEWLAWRLGGFQMAHPGTAVRLLVEDSLVDFSSRQVDVAIRGGFGRWPGLSSDHLITIDVTPMASPALLRKHGRPTIDRLLELPLLSPDNAEWPLWLAKAGIPLPPGPLRRGVSMASQANDGTAAMAGQGVAVLTPFFWRIALAERRLVRLFDMVASDGRGYWLVTPEQRRNVPKIKRFREWLTAEVARQVERDAGR from the coding sequence ATGCGCCACCTGCCCCCGCTCTCCGCGGTCCGTGTCTTCGAGTGCGCCGCGCGCCACGAGAACTTTACGACCGCGGCCGCCGAGCTCGGCATGAGCCAAGCGGCGGTGAGCTACCAGATCCGCCAGCTCGAGGACCGGCTCGGCGTGCCGCTGTTTCGCCGCGAGCGGCGCCGCGTGCTGCTGACGGAGGCCGGGCGGCGCGCCGCGCTGGCCGCCTCGCGCGCCTTCGATGCGCTCGACGCGGCCTTCGCGGAGCTGCGCAGCGAGGACGAGAGCCTGCTGACGATCTCGGCGCCGCAGACCTTCGCCAACGAGTGGCTGGCGTGGCGGCTCGGCGGCTTCCAGATGGCGCATCCCGGCACCGCGGTGCGCCTGCTGGTCGAGGATTCCCTGGTCGATTTCTCGTCGCGCCAGGTCGACGTCGCGATCCGCGGCGGCTTCGGCCGCTGGCCGGGGCTCTCGAGCGACCATCTCATCACGATCGACGTGACGCCGATGGCGAGCCCCGCCCTGCTGCGCAAGCACGGGCGCCCGACCATCGACAGGCTGCTCGAGCTACCGCTGCTGAGCCCGGACAATGCGGAATGGCCGCTGTGGCTTGCCAAGGCCGGCATCCCGCTGCCGCCGGGCCCCCTGCGGCGCGGCGTCAGCATGGCCTCGCAGGCCAACGACGGCACGGCGGCGATGGCCGGCCAAGGCGTCGCGGTACTGACCCCGTTCTTCTGGCGCATCGCGCTCGCCGAGCGGCGGCTGGTGCGGCTCTTCGACATGGTGGCGAGCGACGGCCGCGGCTACTGGCTGGTGACGCCGGAGCAGCGGCGCAACGTGCCCAAGATCAAGCGCTTCCGCGAATGGCTGACGGCCGAGGTCGCGCGCCAGGTGGAGCGCGACGCCGGCCGTTAG
- a CDS encoding hypothetical protein (ID:RHAL1_02660;~conserved protein of unknown function;~source:Prodigal:2.6) has translation MGLDNKDAAVSAARTHGRVVRHALFAGLFVVGCGAAHAESTIQAIVPVNSGIDPYYTGSLLSPSPAVPKAGLYAFEPYVIQTFNPGKYGPRGGLSPVTNETSSTGTFTLNKFGLTDHLSIAINPQTQINEDRSGFNSGSQIGDLPAELEYRFVDQDKKTGKPSLTFSAGVNIPTGRYQNLYTSNDGQGSGTYRARLGLVAQSLFFGQSQHPIRVRGWVVGSVPLGGVNINNISVFGTTQGFRGTGYSGLSGGGGMSVEYSITQKLVFASDFQFSASRASSAYGFLGNLPTYLRGSTSDNFQIAPAVEYSFNDYFGIIAGSSFTVEGHNTSQVIQPQIAFNFVLDTTKPMGGIPLLFTDVPGFENIKY, from the coding sequence ATGGGCTTAGACAATAAGGACGCCGCCGTTTCGGCGGCGCGCACGCACGGACGCGTCGTCCGGCACGCGCTTTTTGCGGGTTTATTTGTTGTGGGTTGCGGTGCAGCGCACGCCGAGTCGACCATCCAGGCGATCGTGCCGGTCAACTCTGGTATCGACCCCTACTATACCGGCTCGCTGCTGTCGCCGTCGCCGGCGGTGCCGAAGGCCGGCCTCTACGCTTTCGAGCCCTATGTCATCCAGACGTTCAACCCCGGCAAGTATGGCCCGCGCGGCGGCCTCTCACCGGTGACGAACGAGACGTCGTCGACCGGCACGTTCACGCTGAACAAGTTCGGCCTCACCGATCATCTGTCGATCGCCATCAACCCGCAGACGCAGATCAACGAGGATCGCTCAGGGTTCAATTCCGGCAGCCAGATCGGCGACCTGCCGGCCGAGCTCGAGTATCGCTTCGTCGACCAGGACAAGAAGACCGGCAAGCCGTCGCTGACCTTCTCGGCCGGCGTCAACATCCCGACGGGGCGCTACCAGAACCTCTACACCAGCAACGACGGCCAGGGCTCCGGCACCTACCGCGCCCGCCTCGGCCTCGTCGCGCAGTCGCTGTTCTTCGGCCAGAGCCAGCACCCCATCCGCGTGCGCGGCTGGGTCGTCGGCTCGGTCCCGCTCGGCGGCGTCAACATCAACAACATCTCGGTGTTCGGCACGACGCAAGGCTTCCGCGGCACGGGCTATTCCGGCCTCAGCGGCGGCGGCGGCATGAGCGTCGAGTACTCGATCACCCAGAAGCTGGTCTTCGCGAGCGACTTCCAGTTCTCGGCGAGCCGCGCCAGCTCGGCCTACGGCTTCCTCGGCAACCTGCCGACCTACCTGCGCGGCAGCACGTCGGACAATTTCCAGATCGCGCCGGCCGTCGAGTACAGCTTCAACGACTACTTCGGCATCATCGCGGGCTCGTCGTTCACCGTCGAGGGCCACAACACCTCGCAGGTCATCCAGCCGCAGATCGCCTTCAACTTCGTCCTCGACACGACGAAGCCGATGGGCGGCATCCCGCTGCTGTTCACCGACGTGCCGGGCTTCGAGAACATCAAGTACTAG
- a CDS encoding hypothetical protein (ID:RHAL1_02661;~source:Prodigal:2.6), whose translation MKATTTKLHRHHDVVEARRFLGAHDQHDREHRNDEHRGQVEERMRRRAVGELHLGAGRRGEGRRNGDADVLEQAERVLAPADGDGRGAHRIFEDEIPADDPGEDLAERRGGIGVGGAGDRQHRGELGIAEADEGAGDAAEHEGQHDRRPGVVGGGGSGQNEDAGADDRADAHGRNARQPERLRHRPFALATGDDVGNRFSDRQSCRVHRTLAFVSKTWRDREICTGRATQHFGHISARMSTRPKVWSSTGACIAIHSPWFVDSELASSGSGGFHGLRQ comes from the coding sequence ATGAAGGCGACGACGACGAAGCTTCACCGCCACCATGATGTTGTTGAGGCGCGCCGATTCCTTGGTGCCCATGATCAGCATGATCGTGAGCACCGCAACGATGAACACCGCGGGCAGGTTGAAGAGCGCATGCGCCGTCGTGCCGTCGGCGAGCTTCACCTCGGTGCCGGGCGGCGCGGTGAGGGTCGCCGGAATGGTGATGCCGACGTTCTCGAGCAGGCTGAGCGCGTACTTGCCCCAGCCGACGGCGACGGTCGCGGCGCCCATCGCATATTCGAGGATGAGATCCCAGCCGATGATCCAGGCGAAGATCTCGCCGAGCGTCGCGGAGGTATAGGTGTAGGAGGAGCCGGCGACCGGCAGCATCGCGGCGAGCTCGGAATAGCAGAGGCCGACGAAGGCGCAGGCGACGCCGCCGAGCACGAAGGACAGCATGATCGCCGGCCCGGCGTAGTTGGCGGCGGCGGTTCCGGTCAAAACGAAGATGCCGGCGCCGATGATCGCGCCGATGCCCATGGCCGTAATGCTCGCCAGCCCGAGCGACTTCGACATCGACCCTTCGCCCTCGCCACTGGCGACGATGTCGGCAACAGATTTTCGGACCGTCAGAGCTGCCGTGTTCATCGAACTCTCGCTTTCGTATCCAAAACCTGGCGTGACCGGGAAATATGCACCGGACGTGCCACGCAGCATTTCGGTCACATCTCTGCAAGAATGTCGACACGGCCTAAAGTTTGGTCGTCTACCGGTGCGTGCATTGCCATACACTCACCGTGGTTCGTCGACTCAGAGTTGGCGAGTTCGGGAAGCGGGGGCTTTCATGGGCTTAGACAATAA
- a CDS encoding putative amino acid permease YhdG (fragment) (ID:RHAL1_02662;~source:Prodigal:2.6), which translates to MFFAFIGFDAVSTAAQEARDPQKDMPRGILGALFICTLLYIAVAAVLTGLVPYKDLNVAAPIAKGVDVIGLTWFSVVIKIGALTGLTTVILVLLYGQSRIFYTMSHDGLLPGLFSRIHPKLQTPYLSQALIGTLVALVAAVVPIDILGEMVSIGTLLAFVLVCGAVIYLRKSDAEVHRPFRVPGVPVVPLLGIAFCLLLMAGLPLATWARLVIWLAIGLAIYFGYSRSHSAMRGKEGAARIGA; encoded by the coding sequence GTGTTCTTCGCCTTCATCGGCTTCGACGCCGTCTCGACGGCGGCGCAGGAGGCGCGCGACCCGCAGAAGGACATGCCGCGCGGCATCCTCGGCGCGCTCTTCATCTGCACGCTGCTCTACATCGCGGTCGCGGCCGTGCTGACCGGCCTCGTGCCCTACAAGGACCTCAACGTCGCCGCGCCGATCGCCAAGGGCGTCGACGTGATCGGCCTCACCTGGTTCTCGGTCGTCATCAAGATCGGCGCGCTGACGGGCCTTACGACCGTCATCCTCGTGCTGCTCTACGGCCAGAGCCGCATCTTCTACACGATGTCGCACGACGGGCTGCTGCCCGGCCTGTTCTCGAGGATCCATCCGAAGCTGCAGACGCCGTACTTGAGCCAGGCGCTGATCGGCACGCTCGTCGCGCTCGTCGCGGCGGTGGTGCCGATCGACATCCTCGGCGAGATGGTGTCGATCGGCACGCTGCTCGCCTTCGTGCTTGTGTGCGGCGCGGTGATCTACCTGCGGAAGAGCGACGCCGAGGTGCATCGCCCGTTCCGCGTGCCGGGCGTGCCGGTCGTCCCGCTGCTCGGCATCGCCTTCTGCCTGCTGCTGATGGCCGGCCTGCCGCTCGCGACCTGGGCCCGCCTCGTGATCTGGCTGGCGATCGGCCTCGCCATCTACTTCGGCTACAGCCGCTCGCACTCCGCGATGCGCGGCAAGGAAGGCGCCGCACGGATCGGCGCGTAA
- a CDS encoding hypothetical protein (ID:RHAL1_02663;~conserved protein of unknown function;~source:Prodigal:2.6) has translation MANDLKHEMEHAPYEPLLPIEVKLVAWSLGLGVALLVVLAIVNKLYPAVS, from the coding sequence ATGGCAAACGACCTGAAGCACGAGATGGAGCACGCGCCCTACGAGCCGCTGCTGCCGATCGAGGTCAAGCTGGTGGCCTGGAGCCTCGGGCTCGGCGTCGCGCTGCTCGTGGTGCTCGCGATCGTCAACAAGCTCTACCCGGCGGTCTCGTAG
- a CDS encoding putative membrane protein YadS (ID:RHAL1_02664;~source:Prodigal:2.6), translated as MSDTALPLTKAAAPLNEDLVALILGLLVVGLAIVAALSGTDLMGWVVSSAVYTDVTKSLAPASKVFAGLGGLGSLAVTFVVLVGVLTGAATLLGLEARRFLPRVAAVFALAYASWLVGSYAHFAAVTPGDFKKFGIDWSLRLTNEGGFIVALIVGIVIANAFPRFADWLREAALPELYIKVAVVVLGAFLATTFAGKLNFASTVVLRGIAAIVEAYLIYWAVVYYVARRYFRFNREFAVPLASGISICGVAAAIATGSAIRARPDVPILVSSLVVVFAVVEVLILPFLAQTFLWHEPLVAAAWMGLAVKTDGAAVAAGGITDALVLAKNAANGVAYQKDSLLAVTTAIKIFIDVFIGVWAFILAFIWTRYINTDQEKARPIEIWQRFPKFIIGFALAFGVVLAVALSGSKPTQAAIAASVKVANNFRVIFFILTFFSIGLLSDFKRLWSAGIGKLAAVYVVSLFGFVIWVGLLISWLFFAGVKPPLA; from the coding sequence GTGTCCGACACCGCGCTCCCCCTTACGAAGGCCGCCGCCCCGCTCAACGAGGATCTCGTCGCCCTCATCCTCGGCCTGCTCGTCGTCGGCCTGGCGATCGTCGCGGCACTCAGCGGCACCGACCTCATGGGCTGGGTCGTCTCGTCCGCGGTCTACACCGACGTCACGAAGTCGCTGGCGCCGGCCTCCAAGGTCTTCGCCGGGCTCGGCGGCCTCGGCAGCCTTGCGGTCACCTTTGTCGTCCTCGTCGGCGTGCTCACCGGGGCCGCCACTCTGCTCGGCCTCGAGGCGCGCCGCTTCCTGCCGCGGGTCGCTGCCGTTTTCGCGCTCGCCTACGCGAGCTGGCTCGTCGGCTCCTACGCGCATTTCGCCGCCGTCACGCCGGGCGACTTCAAGAAGTTCGGCATCGACTGGTCGCTGCGCCTCACCAACGAGGGCGGCTTCATCGTCGCGCTCATCGTCGGCATCGTCATCGCCAACGCCTTCCCGCGCTTTGCCGACTGGCTCCGCGAGGCGGCGCTGCCGGAGCTCTACATCAAGGTCGCGGTGGTGGTGCTCGGCGCCTTCCTCGCCACGACGTTTGCCGGCAAGCTCAACTTCGCGTCGACCGTCGTGCTGCGCGGCATCGCCGCCATCGTCGAGGCCTACCTCATCTATTGGGCGGTCGTGTACTACGTCGCGCGCCGCTACTTCCGCTTCAACCGCGAGTTCGCGGTGCCGCTGGCCTCCGGCATCTCGATCTGCGGCGTCGCCGCGGCGATCGCCACCGGCAGCGCGATCCGCGCGCGGCCCGACGTGCCGATCCTCGTCTCCTCGCTGGTCGTGGTCTTCGCCGTGGTCGAGGTCCTGATCCTGCCGTTCCTGGCGCAGACCTTCCTGTGGCACGAGCCGCTGGTCGCCGCCGCCTGGATGGGCCTCGCGGTGAAGACGGACGGCGCCGCGGTCGCCGCCGGCGGCATCACGGATGCCTTGGTGCTCGCCAAGAACGCGGCGAACGGCGTCGCTTACCAGAAGGACTCGCTGCTCGCAGTGACGACGGCGATCAAGATCTTCATCGACGTGTTCATCGGCGTGTGGGCCTTCATCCTCGCCTTCATCTGGACGCGCTACATCAACACCGACCAGGAGAAGGCGCGGCCGATCGAGATCTGGCAGCGCTTCCCGAAGTTCATCATCGGCTTCGCGCTCGCCTTCGGCGTCGTGCTCGCGGTGGCGCTCTCGGGCTCCAAGCCGACGCAGGCGGCGATCGCCGCATCGGTGAAGGTCGCCAACAATTTCCGGGTGATCTTCTTCATCCTCACCTTCTTCTCGATCGGCCTGCTGTCGGACTTCAAGCGCCTGTGGTCGGCCGGCATCGGCAAGCTCGCGGCGGTCTACGTCGTCAGCCTGTTCGGCTTCGTGATCTGGGTGGGGCTTCTGATCTCCTGGCTGTTCTTCGCCGGCGTCAAGCCGCCGCTGGCGTAA
- a CDS encoding hypothetical protein (ID:RHAL1_02665;~conserved protein of unknown function;~source:Prodigal:2.6), translating into MRRLISSGSSFEADVGYSRAVVDGGFVFVAGTTGFDYAAMTIVEDVALQAEQALRNIAAALAEAGASMNDVVRVRYILPDLADFEPCWPVLRRYFGEVRPASTVFGAKLLDPRMKIEIEVTARLPD; encoded by the coding sequence ATGCGTCGCCTCATCTCGTCTGGCTCGAGCTTCGAGGCCGACGTCGGCTATTCCCGCGCCGTGGTCGACGGCGGCTTCGTCTTCGTCGCCGGCACCACGGGCTTCGACTATGCGGCCATGACGATCGTCGAGGATGTCGCCCTGCAGGCGGAGCAGGCCTTGCGCAACATCGCCGCCGCGCTCGCCGAGGCCGGCGCCTCGATGAACGACGTCGTGCGCGTGCGCTACATCCTCCCGGACCTCGCCGACTTCGAGCCGTGCTGGCCGGTGCTGCGCCGCTACTTCGGCGAGGTGCGCCCGGCCAGCACCGTCTTCGGGGCGAAGCTGCTCGATCCTCGCATGAAGATCGAGATCGAGGTTACCGCGCGCCTGCCGGACTAG
- a CDS encoding exported protein of unknown function (ID:RHAL1_02666;~source:Prodigal:2.6), with the protein MNTGRLRRNILAGAAVAVLALGGASIPSAAFAGHGGGHGGGHGGGHGGGHGGGHGGGHGGGHGGGHGGGHGGGHGGYHGGHGGYHGGFRGGYRGGYGFHGGYGWHGGYRHAWRGGWAGGGYGFRHCPWHFHWAPAIGRCVRNW; encoded by the coding sequence ATGAACACGGGACGCCTCAGGCGGAACATCCTGGCTGGCGCGGCGGTCGCCGTCCTCGCCCTCGGCGGCGCGTCTATCCCCTCCGCCGCCTTCGCCGGGCATGGCGGCGGCCACGGCGGTGGTCACGGCGGTGGTCACGGTGGCGGACACGGTGGCGGACACGGCGGCGGACACGGCGGCGGGCACGGCGGTGGCCATGGTGGCGGGCATGGCGGTGGCCACGGCGGCTACCATGGTGGCCATGGCGGCTATCACGGTGGGTTCCGCGGCGGCTACCGTGGCGGCTACGGCTTCCACGGTGGCTACGGCTGGCACGGCGGCTATCGCCACGCCTGGCGCGGCGGCTGGGCCGGCGGCGGCTACGGCTTCCGTCACTGCCCCTGGCACTTCCATTGGGCGCCGGCGATCGGTCGCTGCGTGCGCAACTGGTAG
- the map gene encoding methionine aminopeptidase (ID:RHAL1_02667;~source:Prodigal:2.6), translating to MTFVDALEAPQRKTGQIKLHGEAAFAGMRKAGRLTAEALDMLTAHVQPGVTTEALDDLVFEFAMAHGAYPAPLDYRGYRKSICTSLNHVVCHGLPEKKPLRDGDIVNIDVTLIVDGWHGDSSRMYLVGEVPRRAARLVEVTHEAMMRGIAAVKDGATTGDIGAAIQQYAEAERCSVVRDFCGHGLGRLFHDEPNILHYGRRGEGIPLKAGMLFTIEPMINLGRPHVKVLSDGWTAVTRDRSLSAQFEHTLGVTKDGCEVFTYSPAGLHQPPYAASA from the coding sequence ATGACCTTCGTCGATGCCCTAGAGGCGCCACAGCGCAAGACCGGGCAGATCAAGCTGCACGGCGAAGCCGCCTTCGCCGGCATGCGCAAGGCCGGCCGGCTGACCGCTGAGGCGCTCGACATGCTGACCGCGCACGTGCAGCCGGGCGTCACCACCGAGGCGCTCGACGACCTCGTCTTCGAGTTCGCGATGGCGCACGGCGCCTATCCCGCGCCGCTCGACTATCGCGGCTACCGCAAGTCGATCTGCACCTCGCTCAACCATGTCGTCTGCCACGGCCTGCCCGAGAAGAAGCCGCTGCGCGACGGCGACATCGTCAACATCGACGTGACCTTGATCGTCGACGGCTGGCACGGCGATTCCTCGCGCATGTACCTCGTCGGCGAGGTGCCGCGCCGGGCCGCGCGCCTCGTCGAGGTGACGCACGAGGCGATGATGCGCGGGATCGCGGCGGTGAAGGACGGCGCGACGACCGGCGACATCGGCGCGGCGATCCAGCAGTACGCCGAGGCCGAGCGCTGCTCGGTGGTGCGCGACTTCTGCGGCCACGGGCTCGGCCGGCTGTTCCACGACGAGCCGAACATCCTGCACTACGGCCGCCGAGGCGAGGGCATCCCGCTGAAGGCCGGCATGCTCTTCACCATCGAGCCGATGATCAACCTCGGCCGCCCGCACGTGAAGGTGCTGTCGGACGGTTGGACCGCGGTGACGCGCGACCGCTCTCTCTCGGCGCAGTTCGAGCACACGCTCGGCGTCACCAAGGACGGCTGCGAAGTGTTCACCTACTCGCCCGCCGGCCTGCACCAGCCGCCCTATGCCGCGTCCGCGTGA
- a CDS encoding hypothetical protein (ID:RHAL1_02668;~conserved protein of unknown function;~source:Prodigal:2.6) — MMEEVEAPSSLQPHFTGHRERLRERFRKGGAASLADYELIELILFRAMPRRDVKPIAKALIARFGSYGEALAARPERLAEVPGLGEAAITELKIVEAAARRLAQSSIEKRKNLGSTTAVIDYCRTAMAFIDHEEFRILFLDKKNQLIADEVQGVGTIDHAPVYPREIMRRTLELGASALILVHNHPSGDPTPSTADIAMTMQIANLGKALGVVVHDHLIIGRQGHASFRGLKLI, encoded by the coding sequence ATGATGGAGGAGGTCGAAGCCCCTTCCTCCCTCCAGCCGCACTTCACCGGCCACCGCGAGAGGCTGCGCGAGCGCTTCCGCAAGGGCGGCGCCGCGTCGCTCGCCGACTACGAGCTCATCGAGCTGATCCTGTTTCGCGCCATGCCGCGGCGCGACGTGAAACCGATCGCCAAGGCGCTGATCGCCCGCTTCGGCTCCTACGGCGAGGCGCTGGCGGCGCGCCCCGAGCGGCTCGCCGAGGTTCCGGGGCTCGGCGAGGCGGCGATCACAGAGCTGAAGATCGTGGAGGCGGCGGCGCGGCGGCTCGCGCAATCCTCGATCGAGAAGCGCAAGAACCTCGGCTCGACGACCGCCGTCATCGACTACTGCCGCACGGCGATGGCCTTCATCGACCACGAGGAGTTCCGCATCCTCTTCCTCGACAAGAAGAACCAGCTCATCGCCGACGAGGTGCAGGGGGTCGGCACGATCGACCACGCTCCGGTCTATCCGCGCGAGATCATGCGGCGGACGCTCGAGCTCGGCGCCAGCGCGCTGATCCTGGTGCACAACCATCCTTCTGGCGACCCGACGCCGTCGACCGCCGACATCGCCATGACCATGCAGATCGCGAACCTCGGCAAGGCGCTCGGCGTCGTCGTGCACGATCACCTGATCATCGGCCGCCAGGGCCATGCCAGCTTCAGGGGCCTGAAGCTGATCTAA
- a CDS encoding hypothetical protein (ID:RHAL1_02669;~conserved protein of unknown function;~source:Prodigal:2.6) produces MVGALLPAASLVLFKLAPQGFAGNPASAFLVVALPLSSFLLAVFLWRARFRIHHLEAKQAEAIQSAGLDPLSGLPNRLFFDKILKSAIAKATPDAPIALIAIDIDRFKSVNDSHGHLAGDRLIVGIAERIKRVIREGDCLARVGGDEFALLLSDVPAAKCAATAHRLHDAMLAPFDLGRAQVNATLSVGVALCPQDGDSRATLTQAADLALYRAKHEGRNRFAFFDKTMEQKLHLGMTIEDDLRKAIANDELTILYQPLMASCGTRIQGLEALVRWTHHELGLMKPEEFIPVAESRGLIVPLGEWVLRRACADARRWPGLRMAVNVSPVQFRQRGFVETVRKIIASSGIDPSRLDLELTEGVLIQDAEQAENVIMELRALGVRMGLDDFGSGYSSMIYLRRFAFDKIKIDRAFLETMEMSGEGAIILESIVSLGHALGLTVTAEGVEHKEQVEFLQSLGTDEMQGYYFDPPLPAEVIDERMSLQRWRDLDGDVKVVRARSVA; encoded by the coding sequence ATGGTCGGCGCGCTGCTGCCGGCGGCCTCGCTCGTCCTGTTCAAGCTCGCGCCGCAGGGGTTTGCCGGCAACCCGGCCTCTGCCTTCCTCGTGGTCGCCCTGCCGCTCTCCTCGTTCCTGCTCGCCGTCTTCCTATGGCGGGCGCGCTTCCGTATCCATCATCTCGAGGCCAAGCAGGCCGAGGCGATCCAGAGCGCCGGGCTCGACCCGCTCTCCGGCCTGCCGAACCGGCTGTTCTTCGACAAGATCCTCAAGAGCGCGATCGCCAAGGCGACGCCGGACGCCCCGATCGCGCTGATTGCCATCGACATCGACCGCTTCAAGAGCGTCAACGATTCGCACGGTCATCTCGCCGGCGACCGGCTGATCGTCGGGATCGCCGAGCGCATCAAGCGCGTCATCCGCGAGGGCGACTGCCTCGCCCGCGTCGGCGGCGACGAGTTCGCGCTTCTGCTCTCGGACGTGCCCGCCGCCAAGTGCGCGGCGACGGCGCACCGCCTGCACGACGCGATGCTCGCGCCCTTCGACCTCGGCCGCGCCCAGGTCAACGCCACCCTGTCGGTCGGCGTCGCGCTCTGCCCGCAGGACGGCGACAGCCGCGCCACCCTGACCCAGGCGGCCGATCTCGCGCTCTACCGGGCCAAGCACGAGGGCCGCAACCGCTTCGCCTTCTTCGACAAGACGATGGAGCAGAAGCTCCACCTCGGCATGACGATCGAGGACGACCTGCGCAAGGCGATCGCCAACGACGAGCTGACGATCCTCTACCAGCCGCTGATGGCCTCGTGCGGCACCCGCATCCAGGGCCTGGAGGCGCTGGTGCGCTGGACCCACCACGAGCTCGGGCTGATGAAGCCGGAGGAGTTCATCCCCGTTGCCGAGAGCCGCGGGCTCATCGTGCCGCTCGGCGAGTGGGTGCTGCGTCGCGCCTGCGCCGACGCGCGCCGCTGGCCGGGCCTGCGCATGGCGGTCAACGTCTCGCCGGTGCAGTTCCGCCAGCGCGGCTTCGTCGAGACGGTGCGCAAGATCATCGCGTCGAGCGGCATCGATCCCTCGCGCCTCGACCTCGAGCTGACCGAGGGCGTGCTGATCCAGGACGCCGAGCAGGCCGAGAACGTGATCATGGAGCTGCGCGCGCTCGGCGTGCGCATGGGGCTCGACGACTTCGGCTCGGGCTATTCGAGCATGATCTACCTGCGCCGCTTCGCTTTCGACAAGATCAAGATCGACCGCGCGTTCCTCGAGACGATGGAAATGTCGGGCGAAGGCGCGATCATCCTCGAGTCGATCGTCTCGCTCGGCCATGCGCTCGGCCTCACGGTGACCGCCGAGGGCGTCGAGCACAAGGAGCAGGTCGAGTTCCTGCAGAGCCTCGGCACCGACGAGATGCAGGGCTACTACTTCGACCCGCCGTTGCCTGCCGAGGTCATCGACGAGCGCATGTCGCTGCAGCGCTGGCGCGACCTCGACGGCGACGTGAAGGTCGTGAGGGCGCGCTCGGTCGCTTAA